The genomic stretch GTTTCACAGCTTCACCAGTCACTCCTCTCCCTTAGGGAAGAGAAATACAGGATATGGATAAAGAGAAAAGTTCCTTCCCATTCTTTACTCTCCTAGGGCATGGAGGGACAGGTACCCATTTTAGAGGAATCATCTGCTTCGGGCCAGAGAGAATTTGGCCATTTGCAGAGAAGAGGAATAATTGCTCAAACCAGGTTGCCTCttgtgaataaatatataattacttaTTTCACATATGCGCACAGTTGTATGTTAAATTCTTGCTTCCAAAGTTCCATAAATATAGCTCAGAACCACTTCACTGTTGAAACACgtacttttcaaattttcttgaaaaagtaACTTGAAATGTAAAGACTACAGTGTCTCAGAGACTATTCTCCTTCAGCCCAGCTGTTTGCATGTATTGGTCAGTGACCAGCCCTGTTTATAGGAACCTAGGTCATTAGGCAAATACATTAAATCAGATTTATTTGAGAAGCCTGCTTTCCCAAACCATTATTTCACTACAAGAGAAAAGGTGGACACTGCTCTAGAACAATTCACCAGCACTTCCTACTTGCAATAACATTCCTGAATTCCAAGAAGGGACAGTGCACTCTACTCTGCCATTTTTCATGTGAGGAAAGAGAGGCACAGAGATGTGCGGTTGTCGACCATAGTCTTTGGCTTACACCTGTCACTCTGTCCTGTGGGTTGTTGGagtaggcaagaacactagagacATCTGGATGAGGTTTTAAAAGCATTTCCTTGATTCAGAGGAAACAAAAACAGCTTTTGTCTCTGCCTCAGGATACAGAAAATGGAGGCTGGTGGAAACCACAAGTACGTGAGAGATGAAGATGGTCAGTCTAATGCTCATGACTACAGAATCCACCAGCTTATGAAAGAAGTGCCAATAAAAGAGATGTTGATGAGAAGCAGCTTAACAGCACATGCAGTGGTTGACGGTGTTTGGTCCCATTGTCACTGAGTGGGGTATTATCCCACTAGGATCTAACCCAATACAAACCAAGTATCAGCCAAGAGCAGACTTGAGGGACACATATTCCATGGTGACCTCAGGCCGGAAATAATAAGACAGTGATCACTAATGACAGAggagcagaaaaaaaagaatagaatctTGCACTTCAAGTTAGTGAAAATGAACTCTCTGATGCAGAATTCATTATCATTTTAAGGGAAATGACAAAAAAgataggagagataagaagacgAGCTCATGAGAATGTTGAGGAGAGTATCCAGCCCAGTAAAAGTGACCAAGCTCCAGGAATGAGAAGAGTGTGAGATGGAGTTGTTGTCCATTTGTGAAACATGTAAAGATAGCCACCGTAGATACATTTCCCAGAGCCTATCTCTTCAGGGAAGTCATATCTGCAGGTAGGAGGGAAAAACCTCTTTACGGGCCAACATTCCATGACTCAGAGATGAGAATTTCTATTGCCATAACAGGAGAATGACTAGTCTTTACATAGGAGGATGCCTTCCTGTGTCTTTCTATATTTGTGAATACAACTCCCTGTTTGAAAAATGTCCCAACAGTCAGTAGCTCAGGAAGGCCAGTGACTCAGGGTGAGCTACAACTGGAGTGTGCACTGGAAACCCCAGTCTCACAGCAAAGACAGAGGCACAGCATCTGAGAGATGTTCAATAATTTCCCAGGTTGCTTAGGAAACACATCTTGAAGAAGGGATGAGAACTGGAAAGAGACCTAGAGATATCATTATCTCTGACTCCATTGTCTCAGTCACCCCCTCACCCCAGAACAAAATTAGAGCAAGAAGTACTTCCCAAACTCTCAGATTTCAGGGCTTCATGTTAGAAACAAGGACAAAGAGAGACATGGGATGCTGCCATGCAACAACTCACCCTTGTTCAGCTTAGTATTGGCAGTACGGAGTCGTACAGTCTGCTCACCCTGAAAGGAAAAAGGCTTGCATGGTGTAGGAATAGGAGTGCCCTAAGCCTGTATACTTCTTTTTCCTGTGATGTCCAGAAAACTAATACCTGCATTATCCTGGAATCAATTCTGAGCCAAAAACCATGGTTTCACATCAAGGCCTTGCCCAGATAATTCCCTCCAATTGTAGAAAGGACACATCATCTGTCCATGACACTGAGATCATAGCATGATATTTAAGGGGGTCTTCTTTTACCTGTATATACATATTAAGATCTGGCTGGAACCCAAAAACACCTCCCTCAGGTGCTCTCCTAGGAGAAGTATCtgcaaaagaaaccaaaagaatGTAGTTTTCACCAACAGAGCTCATTTAGACTTCTGTCCAAATTTCTATACCTGCTATCCAAGAAGAGAAGCAGGAGCCCCTCTTCCAGAGCCATAGATGGGATGCAAAGTTGACTCTAATTGGGAATCCCTTTCCTGGTTCTCAGCAAAAATGGCAAATTTCAGTAACACAATATGTGGGTTGGTTAGGGTCCTAACACACTTAACCTACAAAGCCCCTCACCACATTACCTTATTACCTTTCTCAGTAAAATTGTTTAGACACTTCAAAGCTACCAAAGACTTTGCCTTATCAAATAACAATGAAATCTgcctcaaaatggtttaaaatcTGTGAGAGAAGTAAATGCTGTATTACCACTGACTCCATGGAAGCAGTAATGTGCCGTGTAGAGACAGCAGGGAAGAATCACACATAGCCATggtgacatttttctaaagatacCTCatttttggaggccaagaatccaaATACATATCCTCTATTATTTTGGCTAAGGTAGAAGTTCACTGCATGAATGATTCATGCTTTTATTCAATAATTATTCCATAATCCAATCATTTCTGCATTTGAAAAAGTATTGGAAAATTATATCCTGTTGCTGtaaaaagtttcctttaaaacATGGTGTTAACTGAATGatggtgcatttttttttctagaatttacTTTCTTCAATAATGCTATGTATTTGTTCATAAAATGACATGGAATGTAGTAAGGTTTTTATGTTAtgtttcttgtttttgcatcttagttgttttgttttgattgcaGTAAGATCACTTAACATGAGGTCTGCCCTGTTAGATTTTTAAGGGTGTGATACAGCATTGTTAATTATAGGTACAGTATTGTACAGCAGGTCTCTGGAATTTATTCATCATGCCAAACTGAAACTTCATACCTATTGAAAAATTGGAGTGGGCACAACAACTTCAAATTCAAGTGGAATAGTGAATCCTTACACCTGGTGGTCTCTTGCCTAAATTTCAGGACAGTAATCAAGCCACATAGATAGGAGCTAAACCTTAGGGTCTAAGAATGCCCTGAAAACCAGGTGTGAAGTTTTCACTGGCATGgacaaattagattttaaaatacaagtgCATCTGAACAGAAGTGTTACATTCTGGCACTGGGATACAAAGGGAGACACTGGAGGActatataacattttttaaagtatatattgttGAGACTGAACGTggacagaaaaggcagaggagagaatGAGTATCAAAGGaagattttggtttttttaaaattaagagagTTTTTAAAGGTAAAGTAGGATTGCATATATCCAGCAATAGAAGTCTATAGAGATGGAGatattaaagatataaaaaaaaaagatgaggaaatttTGAGAGAATAAAATCCCAAAGAAGATGAAAAGCAATTGACAAAATACAACATCCACTCatgcttttaaagtatttttagagAATGATAGATACTTttttaagatgataaaatatgtaaaactcaGATCAAAAGCCAGCAACTTAGTTTGAAAACCCTTGAGACATCTCTAATTAGAACTAGTACAACCAAGATACCTACAGTCTCCACTATTGCTTAACATTGTATTAAAAGTATTAGAAATGCAATTATAAATGGGGAAGGAATTAGAGGCTAAGACTCAAAAGGAAACAGCCAAAATTATCTCTGTTTACAGAAATTTAATCAGCATAATAGGAAAACCTGAGAGGAATTCCTGGAAAAACTTCTACAAAAAACGATTACATTAAAGTATAAAGTTAACATATAATTCAGTAGAATTCACATATATAAACACTAATCAGAATATAATATGAAAGCTAGAACCCTtgttataataacaaaataaaatagaattcttAAGCATAAATCTAATTAGAAATGTTCaaacataaatgagaaaaattacaaaacattcCTAAATGTTACTGAAGTAGACCTAAAGAAAATGGGAAGGCATACCACACATCATGGTGAAAAGTCTGAATATCCAAAAATGTCAACCCTCTCTAAATTTACTTATAAATTTAAgatgcaataaataaatatgctatgAGTTTTTTCTAGAGTTAGACAGATTAATTATAAAAGTTATGGCTTAAAATGAATATCCAGGAAAACCCTAAAAAAACTAAGAACAATACGTGGAAGGTACCTTCAAGATAGGAAAATGCTGTGAAGCTTCTATAATTAAAGCAGTGTGGTATTGGCTTATGAATAGACTTACAGACCAATGAAGCagaatggaaaatacagaaataactCAAGAGCCTATAAAACTTAGTATGTAATGAAGGCAATAGCTCAAGCCAGCAAGGAAACGAAGGACTTTTTTTTATAAATGTGTGACAGAACAACTGGATAGCCATATGGAAAAAGATAAAGTTAGATCCATTCCTCACACCATACACTGGTACAATTTCTAAAAAGATCAGACATtcgggttttttaaaaatcatgcaaACATTATGAAAAGATTAGTGAATTTCTTTATAacctaagaggaaagaaaatatttataactatgattaaaatatgagaaataataaaaaattaaaacctttaaaaattttatatcataAGGAAAGTCAAAAGCCAAATCACAAAATAGGGAGGAAATATATGCAACTTATATCTCAGACAAAAAACTAATATAGTTTATATACAGTCTTCctaaaaatttggaaaatcaaAATCCAGCAGAAAAATGGGAGAAAGTTGTAAAAAGATCATCCATATAAGAAGTAATACCAACAGCCATTAAATACCTGAAAACATCTCCAATGTTTCTATTTATTAGAGAAACCCAAATTATAACAATgcttaaaaactatttttcacaTATCAGGTTGGAAAAGTTGAAAAATTTTGAGTATATACTATGTTACAGGGACTGTAGGAAAGTGAGTACTCCATTTATTGCCGAGGGGAAAGTAAATGTCCGTTCTCCCCCAAAAGATCCACAGATTGAatacaatcccaatcaaaattaaTCTTCtgtaagaatgaaaagacaaaccatgGACCATTTAGAAATCTTATGTTTAGCAAAGGACtagaattcaaaatatataaagaaccttGACATctcaatgagaaaaaataaataagctacttTTATTTAAATGGGGCAAAATTTagatagacatttcaccaaagacatATGGATGACACAcgaccacatgaaaagatgctcatcatcatttaatcactagggaaatgcaaactaaaaccacaTTGAGATACCATGACACACctattaaaaatcttttcaattaaaaagtgggcCATACCAAGTATGGTGAGGAAGTGAAGGAATTGAAAATCTTAAACACTACTCCTGAGAGTGTAAAATggcacaaccactttggaaaactgtttggcaggtttttgaaaaattaaacatatacctATCATATGATCTCACTGTTCCACTCCTGTATATTACTCAAGAAAGATGAAAGACTATGTCCATACAAAGACATATACATGGATGGTTACAAGAGTTTTGTTTATAGTAGcccccaaactgaaaacaacccaagtgGCTATCAACAGgggaaagataaacaaatggtaGTAGTGTTTCCATATACACTAGAAGTAGTAGCAGTGGTAGTTTGTAGTATAATCATTCACTCAATGACTCACTACTCAACgacaaaaaataatgaattattaaTAGATGTAACAACATGGAAGAATCTCAAAATACTTAAACTAAGTGGCATAAACCAGACAAAAATGAACACATACTGTACAATTAGACTTTTAGAAAACCTTGAGAATGAAGACgaaaagaaaacagatcagtggttaccTAGAAAGAATGGGGGAATGAAAGAGTTCCCAAAGGGACAAGACTGTGGCGATGGTTTCATGAGTGTAGACATATGTCAAAATGTATCAAAATTACATGTTAAACATTTGTTTAAAGTGTGTGCtaatttaatttgtttaaattgTATGCTAATTATGGCTTCTTAAAAtcccttttaaaaacataaaaaataaatacatgtttactCAACTGAAAATACTTATAATACTGCACTTTCATGCCCCAAGTGCTCCATCCCTGCAAAGTTATCAATCAAATAGAAGTAGAGATAGTATAAGCATAGGGTAGAGCCAGAAGATCAAGGGACCCAAAATGGTGACAGAGACAAAGCCGCCAGGGCTTTGTTATGTCTTCTTTCTCACTCGTATCCCTTTGCATTCCTCTTCCTCTGGCCTCAGGAAGAACAGTAAAGTAACTCTAAATAAGACACCGCACTAACTATTAGATGCAAAGCTGATAAATCAAACAGTGAAAAATAAGACCATCTGCAATCAAAAGACGGAGAAGGccatgacaccccactccagtactcttgcctggaaaatcccatggacggaggagcctggtgggcttcagtccatggggtcgctaagagtcagacacgactgagcgacttcactttcgcttttcactttcatgcattggagaaggaaatggcaacccactccagtgttcttgcctggagaatcccagggacgggggagcctggtgggctgccatctatggagtcaagtagcacacgactgaagcgaattagcagcagcagcagcagcagcagcagcagagaaacggAAACTTTTGGACATTGTTGATAGCATAAACAGTTTTACttgaaaggagaaagaggagacttTCTAATGTGGATGGAAATGTTTTAGATCTTGAATTAGGTTGTggttacatatacatatgcaaaaGTTCAATGAGTTATACACATAATTTGTGCACTTTACTATATGAAAGTTAATTACAAAAATTTCTGTAAAGGTTTCTGCTTTCTTTCATTAACTACTTTGTACTGCATACCCCAATATAACAACCCCATTCGTAAATTCTAGATCTCCTGAGTTCAAAGAACTATTCAGTCTCATCTAAAGTACAGCCCtcttctgtatgtttattcttctcATTGCAGCAATATTGGCCAGAACCAAAGGGCAAAACTAACTTTTATCCAAACTTCCCTTATTTCCTAATACAATAACTTTCATAAGGGAAaatttataagtaaaaatatttcccTAGCACTTCATTTGTCATTATTCTCAAAGAAATTTTACCACTAATGAGTTTAATGAGTTTAaaccaaaatttttttcttttttgaattttttatataaagctatattttctttccattaataACACtgtgtatttataaatttatccTGAGATCAATATCTCTTTCccatatgccaggcttcccagatggcactagtggtaaagatcttgcctgccagtgcacgagACTTTAAGACatttgggttcgatctctggatccagaagattccctggaggaggaaatggaaacccattccaatattcttgcctggagaatcccatggacagaggagcctggcaggctacagtctatgagattgcagagtcagacacgactgaagcgacatagtgtgtgtgcgcgtgcacacacacacacacacacacacacattttccatTCAATAATACTGTGTTTTTGTAAATTTATCCTGAAAtcaacatttcttttccatttgcctCATCATTAGAATGTGATGTCAATCAGCAGTGCCTGAAAATTCAATAGCAATTGCCTCTCCTAAAAAGCAGTAGCTTGGTGCTGCCCTGATAACTAAATATGTACCCACAGCCATCTACTTCTCTGTCCCATCCTCCAGACAATAGAAATAttacaagaaataaagaaataaaatgcaagccACCTGTATAATTCTAAACTTTCTGGTAGATagttatgttaaaaaaataaacagataaattcattttaattgtatttttattcaacatagtagaTTGAAAGTGTCAGTTCAGCATGTAATTCATATAAAAGACAATCGATGAGCTATTTTACATTAGTTTTCACATTAATTATTCTAAGatccagtgtgtattttacacttacacCATGTCTCAATTTGGATGATCACATTTCAATTACTGGATACTGTATATGGCTAGCGGCTATTCTATTGGATAGTACAGCTCCCAGTTAACTCAGAATACAACCAAGGTACCCCTTGAAATGAAGCTCCAAATTCTGGCCCATTAGTGTTGAAATACCTCCACCCTACGTCTTTATACCCCATCAAATTACATTTCTCTCACCTGGAAGTTCTAATTCACTGAACTTTGTCCCTAGAGCTCCACTTACCAAGTCAGAGGTGCCCATCTTGCATTTATCTGAAATCTAACATACTTCCCACTCACACACTACAAAATTCATCAGAACTGATCTTGTCGTTTTGCCAAGACCAACTCAACAAAATCTTTCACCTCCTACTCTCTttcaaaatgtgatatattaaaattATCCTGTAAGAAGTAGCATGAAATTATTGTGAACATATTCATAAGTTAAATGTGCTAGGTCAACAAACATGTGAAGTAGAATATTCCAAAAAGACATGAGGCAAGAAAACATggcataaagaaaacaaactaggTTGGGATTCAAGCTGAGATTTCAGCCCCAGCTGTAGCACCAGGTAGTTCTATATTCTTGGGTAACATACATTTCTGAGTCTCCAAAGTGTGATGTATTACACGCTGGCACTGGATTAAATGATTCCAAAGTCCCATTCAACATTGAATACTCTATAATATAGCaactatttttgtaaaataaagaaggaagaggGCAAATGAGGGTGAGGGAGGATAAATCCACTTGGGAAAAAGTTAAATCTCCTTTATATATTGGACAGAATGGAAGCCCTGGAACTTGAAGTCCAcaccaaataacaacaacaataataacaaacattccaataaaaaaatatgGGATCCTTTTTCTCAATTTCTAATATTTCTTCAAGATAACATTATTCTGTCCAAGGTTTTCTTTAGGGCAAATTTGACATCCTTATTCCTCAAGCTATAGATTAATGGATTGAACATGGGCACCACAATGGTATAGAACAAGGAGGACACTTTGCCCTGATCAAGAGGTAAAATAGAAGGTGGTTTGAGGTACATAAAAGCTCCTGACCCAAAGAAAAGAGAGACTACAAGTATGTGGGAACTGCAAGTACTGAAAGCCTTGGACCTTCCCTCAGTGGAGCTTATGTGGAAAATGCTAGAAAGAATAAAACCATAAGAGATAAAAATGGTCACAATGGGCACACCAATGCCAATGGTCACAACAATAAAGACTACCAGCAAATTTACATCAGAGCTGTTACAGGAGAGCTCAAGGAGGGGAATGATGTCACACATATAGTGATTGACAAGGTTGTCACCACAGAAAGTCAAAAATACTATATTTCCTGTATGGGCCGTAGCCCCAAACACTCCCATCCCATAGACCCCCAACAAAAGGAGTAAACACACCTGAGGAGACATGGTGACCGTGTACATCAGTGGCATACAGATGGCGACATAGCGGTCGTATGCCATTGCCGACAGGATGAAGGAttcagaaaagacaaagaaacagaagaaaaagagctGAGTCATACACCCTGCATAGAAAATGAAGTTCTTCTCTGAGATGAAGCTTGTCAGCATTTTAGGGACAATGGCAGTAGAGAAACTAAAATCTATGAAGGACAAGTTgaagaggaaaaagtacatgggaATATGAAGGTGAGAATTCAGTCCAATCAAGGTTATCAAGCCCAGGTTCCCCGTTACAGTGACCATGTAGAAACACAGAAACAGGAAGAAGAGGGGCATCTGGAGTACTGGCTGATCTGTTAAGCCTGTGAGGATGAACTCTCTCACAGAAGAGGTGTTCTCTTCAGCCATTCTCCTCTAGAAGAAtctgtgagggaaaaaaaagagttgttcagagaaagaggaaaaaaatccttcTTGAGAATGGCACTTGAACTGAGGGATTTTTGAACTTCAGGAAGACGGCATTTCTTCATACCTACTCTCTCTTCATGGTCCCCAAGTGCCATGAACCACCCTAGTAACTCTCTGTGGGTGAAATTTGCTTTCAGAGTAAAGGCTGATACAACCAAGGAGAGTCCATGAACTCATCTGGCCACCTTTTCCTGTACCCTTTCTGTGCACTTCCTCCCCTCCACAGCCCTTGGTCAAGTATGTAAGGCTTGGGTCCCTTCTCTAGGGTTACTCTTGAGACATGGAAGCCATTCGACCCTGCCTAGACCTTCCACCTTGGGTCTCAAACTGAGCAGAGCAAGATGATGAGGTCATGTGCCCAGGGTCTTTGGATGGAATGGTTGTGAAATTATAatgtgatgataataataatgatggtttcccaggtggctcagtggtaaagaatccacctgtcaatgcaggaggcacagaagacatggattccatctctggggcaggaacatcccctggagggggaaatggcaatccattccagtattcttgcctggaaaattccatggacagaggagcctggtggactgcagtccaggggttgcaaagagtcagacaggactgagcatgaaCACATGCACTAATAATAATGGAGTTGTAATGCAAAGTTATCTataaactttaagaaaaagaaaagaaacacttaCAGCTCTAACTGTGGGATAGGTATTGTTCTAAATGCTGTGTAGCATTATAGTTATCTCCATGtaacagatgaggacactggaCTTAACGTGACTTGCACAAATCCCAGTAGTAACAGAAGGTGAACTTAGGTGGTCTGGATCAGAGCATGAACTTGTAACCTCTCTGCCACAGGACAGATCAGGTCAGGCAGACACCCACTCACCCTTCAGCTTGGAGTCATAGTTCTGTGCTTCTGCTGGCTCTCATCCATCTCTTTCATGCAACTCAAATGCCCTGGTGAAAAGAAGGTGAAAATTCAGAGTTCAGatgcttctgcttctgcttctcaACTTTAAGGATCAAAACCTCTAGTTTATCTTGCTTCTCTTGCTGAGCAGAAGGACATGGTCTCTGACTGTGGTTTTGCCCTGAGCCTCCTATCCAGCCTCCAGAGATGAAGTAGCATCCTTTCCTTATATCTAAAGATAACAGGAAACTGAAGACTTTTATTCTGGATCAGAGATCTCAGTTGACCTCATTACAAGAAACTCCCTTGGGATTACAGCTCCAAGAGACCACCTTCCCCAGGGaataagaaatgtttatttacatCTCTGATCATGCTTGACAAGGCTTTTAATGACCTATTCTTTTATTCAGGATACATCTTTTTAAGAACAAAGAAGAGCAAAGCAGTGTGGGAAAAATAATTCTTAAGACTTTGTATCGGGCACTGACTGGGTTCCAGAAATCTCATTGGAAGGACCCAAAGTAACACACAAATAATTTTGTCTCATTAATTCCTCATGACAACTTTTTAATGTTAGACCTATTTATCTTCACTTTAAAAGTGAAATGGGCACACAGCTTGTAGAATCTTAGTCTTAACTCAAATCCCAGAATCTTAACTCAAACTCTGGTCTCTCCAACTCCAGACTTCACAGGGGCCAAGGACATCGTGCTTATTGTATGTTACTGACAGCAACCAATTTGTCTCTAGACATCAGGCCTGGCTACTGTAAATTGTGCACATTCTCAAACAGTTTTCAGGAAGGAATTTCATTCAAATAGAGACTAAAGAGGCAAGTTGTGCTCTGCATCTCTTACCGGGAGCTTCTATATACTAAGGATAACAGGTTTTATAGCCAAGAAATAAATCTTGATATGGGGAAACTTGAGGTTTGATGTGCAGTGGCTTAGAGAAGTTTTGGTTCTGGGATAATGACAGAAGTCCTCTTACAAAAGTTATGAAAACAAAGCACAGAGGCAGAAGTCTTCCTCCAGGCAAGTCTAACTAAAAGCACTGCACCCAGGCCGTGTGTGGTTATGGGTTTGTGCACATACATCAGTGAGGACCTACTCACCCTTAGCTAAGATTTAGCGATGATGGTGCTTTATCTTTCTGATATGCATTTAGAATTTTCCGCGTCCCAGACTAACCCTAATGAATCTCAATCCCACTACACAAAagttgaaaatgaagaaagataattcattaaaatgaaattaaaataggcTCTCCTTGAGATCCAAGTGCAAAGAAGATATGGGGTGGGGAGAGTTTCTCAGAACACTCTAGGGGGATTTGTTATTTCAGAGAGAGTTGCCGTGGCAACCTGATTCCCAAATGTATCTTAAGCAGCGCTCCTCTGAAGCTGTGTTACCTGATGCTTCAGTACAAGCAGAAagtaaaatcaaaaagaaaagataaaaagccattttgtttttctatttgtatgcacaattgcactcatctcacatgctaataaagtaatgcttaaaattctcctagccaggccttggcagtacgtgaaccgtgaacttccagatgttcaagctgattttagaaaggcaggggagccagagatcaaattgccaacatccactggatcatcgaaaaagcaagagagttccagaaaaacatctatttctgctttattgactatgccaaagcctttgactgtatggatcacaataaactgtggaaaattctgaaagagatgggcataccagaccacctgacctgcctcttgagaaatctgtatgcaggtcaagaagcaacagttagaactggacatggaacaacagactggttccaaataggaaaaggagtacatcaaggctgtatatcatcaccctgcttatttaacttatatgcagagtacatcatgagaaatgctgagctggaagaagcacaacctggaatcaagattgctgggagaaatatcaatcacctcagatattcagatgacatcacccttatggcagaaagtgaagaagaactaaagagcctcttgatgaaagcgaaagaggagagtgaaaaagttggcttaaagctcaacattcagaaaacgaagatcatggcatccagtcccatcacttcatgggaaatagatggggaaacagtggaaacagtatcagactatttttctgggctccaaaatcactgcagatggtgattgcagccatgaaattaaaagacgcttactcctgggaagaaaagttatgaccaacctagacagcatattcaaaagcagagacattactttgccagcaaaggtccatctagtcaaggctgtggtttttccagtggtcatgtatggatgtgagagttggactataaagaaagctgagagctgaagaattgatgcttttggactgtggtgttggagaagactcttgagagtcccttggactgcaaggagatccaacccagtccatcctgaaggagatcagtcctgggtgttcattggaaggactgatgctg from Budorcas taxicolor isolate Tak-1 chromosome 25, Takin1.1, whole genome shotgun sequence encodes the following:
- the LOC128068800 gene encoding olfactory receptor 145-like, whose translation is MAEENTSSVREFILTGLTDQPVLQMPLFFLFLCFYMVTVTGNLGLITLIGLNSHLHIPMYFFLFNLSFIDFSFSTAIVPKMLTSFISEKNFIFYAGCMTQLFFFCFFVFSESFILSAMAYDRYVAICMPLMYTVTMSPQVCLLLLLGVYGMGVFGATAHTGNIVFLTFCGDNLVNHYMCDIIPLLELSCNSSDVNLLVVFIVVTIGIGVPIVTIFISYGFILSSIFHISSTEGRSKAFSTCSSHILVVSLFFGSGAFMYLKPPSILPLDQGKVSSLFYTIVVPMFNPLIYSLRNKDVKFALKKTLDRIMLS